In Verrucomicrobiota bacterium, one DNA window encodes the following:
- a CDS encoding HNH endonuclease produces the protein MKSSNDMDFLALKWLGKLSQLRTAIGGELCKGKAPHKPLLLLSLFDMAEAGMVTSRMLTRTPELVLRFKTYGALVTERWPTKLDMRMPFYYLKTQQFWQPFTSQQTPAASPETCTLCEMDQEFFTLLSDPVFREKARLLLLFTYFERKERLALLESMGLATRNLDTIEWQMETITKEAAQAAKRKGRSARFKVQVVSTYQFTCALTGFRCLTGEGAVVVDAAHIEQWARSQNDELTNGLALCKNAHWMFDEGLWSVGGDGRIIVARERFSESGPQDLKLATYHGRRLCFAEGVKLRPNMEALEQHRHHHGFAL, from the coding sequence ATGAAATCCTCAAATGATATGGATTTTTTAGCCCTGAAATGGCTGGGAAAATTATCGCAATTAAGGACGGCAATCGGGGGCGAGCTTTGTAAAGGAAAGGCGCCACATAAGCCATTATTACTGCTCTCTTTGTTCGATATGGCTGAGGCAGGTATGGTGACCAGCCGCATGCTGACGCGCACACCAGAACTTGTTTTAAGATTCAAAACTTATGGCGCGCTGGTGACAGAACGCTGGCCGACCAAGCTCGATATGCGCATGCCGTTCTATTATCTCAAAACCCAGCAATTCTGGCAGCCGTTTACTTCACAACAGACGCCGGCAGCATCACCGGAAACATGCACACTGTGCGAAATGGACCAGGAATTCTTTACACTTCTCTCTGACCCGGTTTTTCGGGAAAAGGCGCGGTTGCTTTTGCTGTTCACTTACTTTGAACGCAAAGAAAGGCTGGCACTGCTTGAAAGCATGGGGCTGGCAACAAGGAATCTGGATACAATTGAATGGCAGATGGAAACCATTACCAAGGAGGCGGCGCAAGCAGCCAAACGCAAGGGCAGGAGTGCACGCTTTAAAGTGCAGGTTGTATCCACATATCAATTTACCTGTGCGCTAACTGGATTTCGCTGTTTGACGGGGGAAGGAGCAGTGGTTGTTGATGCCGCACATATCGAACAATGGGCACGCTCACAAAATGATGAACTCACCAATGGACTCGCGTTGTGCAAGAACGCCCATTGGATGTTTGATGAGGGCCTCTGGTCTGTTGGCGGCGATGGCAGAATTATTGTCGCCAGGGAACGTTTTTCTGAATCCGGACCGCAAGACTTAAAATTGGCGACCTATCACGGGCGAAGGTTGTGTTTTGCTGAGGGAGTGAAGTTACGGCCCAACATGGAAGCGCTAGAGCAGCATCGACATCATCACGGTTTTGCTTTATAA